The following proteins are co-located in the Sulfolobales archaeon genome:
- a CDS encoding Panacea domain-containing protein, whose amino-acid sequence MGREHVLLYLLSGLFDKYGEVYGRKKIQKLLFLVEHYDLEGSRVVRSQGLTGYRFIVWLYGPFSKDVYDDLDVLVERGLIEEKILGSDSIPQVHGIRLSMYDDDGYPKTLYIYRPRNPPKRYRLNIQIAGDLARKIDQVVQLYGGMSPTELEEHVNNLLKLTPEKKIQYWGRTVDEYLQAEGLA is encoded by the coding sequence ATGGGTCGCGAGCATGTGTTATTGTATTTGTTATCAGGGCTCTTCGATAAGTATGGCGAGGTCTATGGGCGTAAGAAGATCCAGAAGCTCTTATTCCTAGTAGAACACTATGACCTTGAGGGCAGCAGGGTTGTGCGTTCCCAAGGACTTACTGGCTACCGATTCATAGTATGGCTCTACGGCCCTTTCTCGAAAGATGTGTATGATGATCTCGATGTCCTGGTCGAGAGGGGGTTAATCGAGGAAAAGATCCTCGGATCTGATAGCATCCCCCAGGTGCACGGGATAAGGCTCTCGATGTACGATGATGATGGATATCCAAAGACGCTCTATATATACCGCCCTAGAAACCCGCCCAAAAGATATAGGCTTAACATTCAGATAGCTGGGGATCTCGCTAGAAAAATCGATCAAGTGGTTCAGCTATATGGAGGCATGAGCCCTACAGAGCTTGAGGAACATGTGAACAACCTGCTAAAGCTAACACCAGAGAAGAAGATACAGTACTGGGGTAGAACTGTGGATGAATACCTACAAGCCGAAGGGCTTGCATAA